One window of Erinaceus europaeus unplaced genomic scaffold, mEriEur2.1 scaffold_1218, whole genome shotgun sequence genomic DNA carries:
- the LOC103122864 gene encoding olfactory receptor 52P1-like, whose translation MADNTTHHYISSFFLVGIPGLEEYHFWIGIPVCLLFVLALLGNTVITVTIRLEPSLHQPMYFFLSMLAINDMALVSSTAPRMLGIFWCQAHRLDFDLCLAQMYFIHTVCIIESALLVAMAFDRYAAICIPLRYATILTTPVVIKMGLVGVARAVLMVLPCPFLIKRLPYYTKYIINHTYCEHMAVVKLASANTFINRVYGISVALSVMVLDLVLIAVSYIKILQAVFRLSSQNARSKALGTCAAHVCTILVSYTPALFSFLTHRFGKKVPPSVHIIFANLYLLVPPTVNPLVYGVKTKQIRDRVIGLFFPNKKKTSEN comes from the coding sequence ATGGCAGACAACACTACACATCACTACATTTCATCTTTCTTCCTAGTAGGTATTCCTGGTTTGGAAGAGTATCACTTCTGGATAGGCATTCCTGTCTGCCTCCTGTTTGTCCTAGCCCTGCTGGGGAACACTGTAATCACTGTTACCATCAGACTAGAGCCAAGCCTCCACCAACCTATGTACTTTTTCCTTTCCATGCTAGCCATCAATGACATGGCTCTAGTCTCTTCCACAGCCCCCAGGATGCTTGGCATCTTCTGGTGTCAGGCTCACAGGTTGGACTTTGATCTCTGCTTAGCACAAATGTATTTTATCCACACAGTCTGCATAATTGAATCAGCTCTTCTGGTGGCCATGGCCTTTGACCGCTATGCAGCGATCTGCATCCCATTGCGCTATGCGACCATCTTGACTACTCCAGTAGTCATTAAAATGGGTCTGGTTGGAGTAGCCCGAGCTGTTCTTATGGTTTTGCCTTGCCCTTTTCTCATTAAAAGGTTGCCATATTACACTAAATATATCATCAATCATACCTACTGTGAGCACATGGCTGTGGTGAAGTTGGCTAGTGCCAACACATTCATTAACAGAGTTTATGGGATCTCTGTGGCCCTGTCAGTGATGGTACTGGATCTAGTGCTCATAGCTGTATCCTATATTAAAATTCTCCAGGCAGTCTTCCGACTCTCATCCCAGAATGCTCGCTCTAAAGCTCTGGGTACCTGTGCCGCTCATGTCTGCACTATCCTTGTCTCCTACACACCTGCACTCTTTAGTTTTCTAACTCACCGCTTTGGCAAGAAGGTACCTCCAAGTGTCCATATAATTTTTGCAAATCTGTACCTCCTGGTGCCTCCTACAGTCAATCCCCTGGTGTATGGAGTTAAGACCAAGCAGATTCGTGACAGGGTTATTGGCCTCTTttttcctaataaaaaaaaaacttctgaaaaCTAA